One Phocaeicola dorei genomic region harbors:
- the traN gene encoding conjugative transposon protein TraN: MKKILMMLALIAGTVAAYAQQSSGDYYEGLSRKIGFSRMIPPHGLEITYDKTVHIIFPSPVRYVDLGSPNLIAGKADGAENVIRVKATRKHFRSETNMSVITEDGNFYTFNVKYADEPLLLNVEMCDFIHDGEAVNRPNNAMEIYLQELAGESPRLVRLIMKSVYEQNKRKVKHIGCKRFGVQYLLKGLYAHGELIYFHTEVKNATNVPFDVDFVTFKIVDKKIMKRTAMQEQVIYPLRAFNYVTRVDGKKNERTVFALPKFTIPDDKKLIVEMYEKQGGRHQSFDVENEDLVRAETVNELKVR; this comes from the coding sequence ATGAAGAAGATTCTGATGATGCTTGCCCTGATTGCGGGCACAGTGGCTGCATACGCGCAGCAGAGCAGCGGGGATTATTATGAAGGACTGAGCCGCAAGATCGGATTCAGCCGGATGATTCCCCCGCACGGTCTGGAAATCACATATGACAAGACCGTACATATTATTTTTCCCTCTCCCGTGAGATATGTGGACCTGGGTTCGCCCAATCTGATAGCGGGCAAGGCGGACGGTGCGGAAAATGTGATCCGTGTGAAGGCAACCCGGAAACATTTCCGGAGCGAGACAAACATGAGCGTAATTACCGAAGACGGCAACTTCTATACATTCAACGTCAAGTATGCCGACGAGCCTTTGCTGCTGAATGTGGAAATGTGCGACTTCATCCATGACGGAGAGGCCGTGAACCGTCCGAACAATGCGATGGAAATCTACTTGCAGGAACTCGCCGGGGAGTCTCCCCGTCTGGTACGGCTGATCATGAAATCCGTGTATGAACAGAACAAACGCAAGGTCAAGCATATCGGCTGCAAACGGTTCGGAGTGCAATATCTGCTTAAAGGACTTTATGCGCACGGCGAACTGATCTATTTCCATACCGAAGTGAAGAATGCCACGAACGTGCCTTTCGACGTGGACTTCGTGACCTTCAAGATCGTGGACAAGAAAATCATGAAACGTACCGCCATGCAGGAACAGGTCATCTATCCGCTTCGTGCCTTCAACTATGTGACCCGTGTGGACGGGAAGAAGAACGAGCGGACGGTGTTTGCCCTGCCCAAGTTCACCATTCCCGACGACAAGAAGCTGATAGTGGAAATGTATGAGAAGCAAGGCGGCCGGCATCAGTCCTTTGATGTGGAGAATGAGGACCTGGTACGCGCAGAAACCGTCAATGAACTGAAAGTCAGATGA
- a CDS encoding DUF4121 family protein, producing the protein MKYGNFYDLESLTLLNRHEGCACSIKECDVEKVNRLISRMREDRERVGLPTAGDVVTYITRGGDYYPQAHIERGDDREVHICLLPQTPFCHENEKCTGYNTEGGPWVTTGPELLIPDGIRSKQFRMWGHTGRHRNGAVLFHTFVRAWKYTEPDPLYEKYTTKEWTRYLIECQPDIEPADAFVYRNEAFTLYSREELERLVGILHGKLFNGFRPGLFILWAYRMEWKELPAWEWNMLKADTHLSFLGISPVRIQTDHKRHIVTIYKKSE; encoded by the coding sequence ATGAAGTACGGTAATTTTTATGACCTGGAAAGTCTGACTCTGCTCAACAGGCATGAAGGGTGTGCCTGCTCCATAAAGGAATGTGATGTGGAGAAGGTGAACCGGCTGATTTCAAGGATGCGGGAGGACAGGGAAAGAGTCGGTTTACCGACTGCAGGAGACGTTGTCACTTATATCACCCGTGGCGGTGACTATTATCCGCAGGCACACATTGAAAGGGGCGATGACCGGGAAGTTCATATCTGCCTTCTCCCACAGACACCTTTTTGCCATGAAAATGAAAAGTGTACCGGTTACAATACCGAAGGAGGCCCTTGGGTTACAACCGGTCCGGAATTGCTGATTCCCGATGGCATACGCAGCAAACAGTTCCGGATGTGGGGGCATACCGGAAGGCACAGGAACGGTGCCGTCCTCTTCCACACATTCGTCAGGGCATGGAAATACACGGAACCCGATCCTCTGTACGAAAAGTACACCACAAAAGAATGGACGAGATACCTCATCGAGTGTCAGCCGGATATTGAACCGGCTGATGCCTTTGTCTATCGGAATGAGGCATTCACCCTTTACTCGCGGGAAGAACTGGAACGGCTGGTCGGGATTCTGCACGGAAAGCTTTTCAACGGATTCCGTCCCGGTCTGTTCATACTCTGGGCATACCGTATGGAATGGAAGGAACTTCCTGCATGGGAATGGAACATGCTGAAAGCGGACACCCATCTCTCTTTCCTTGGCATTTCTCCCGTCAGGATACAGACTGACCATAAAAGACATATAGTAACAATCTATAAAAAATCAGAGTAA
- a CDS encoding DUF4120 family protein, whose protein sequence is MKILNEEHFENVKRYAESIGDTSLQKCLERLKSWEGNPDYPSEISLYYDHAPYSFGFTQHYADGRIGIVGGLLYHGIPDRSFAVTLQPFHGWQIHT, encoded by the coding sequence ATGAAAATCCTGAATGAAGAACATTTCGAGAACGTAAAGCGCTATGCCGAATCCATTGGTGACACCTCACTTCAAAAGTGCTTGGAACGGTTGAAGAGTTGGGAAGGGAATCCTGACTATCCCAGTGAGATTTCACTCTACTATGACCATGCCCCATACTCGTTCGGCTTTACCCAGCATTATGCTGATGGAAGAATAGGTATCGTAGGAGGTCTGCTCTATCATGGAATACCTGACAGGTCGTTTGCCGTAACATTGCAGCCGTTCCACGGATGGCAGATACATACCTGA
- a CDS encoding glycoside hydrolase family protein has product MKRIPAVMIFLLLVLYGKAENPPSDKDKAVACIKRWEGWHRGKMPYIGYGHRLLPHETLTENLSEAQADSLLRCDLERCLKVFRKYGKDSLLLSLLGFNVGCYRLIGNGKIPKSKLIQKLDSGNRDIYREYVSFRCYRGKVIPSIERRRKEEFELFYIP; this is encoded by the coding sequence ATGAAAAGAATACCGGCTGTTATGATCTTTCTGTTACTTGTCTTGTACGGCAAGGCGGAAAATCCCCCGTCTGACAAAGATAAGGCGGTAGCCTGCATCAAGCGGTGGGAAGGCTGGCACCGGGGGAAAATGCCTTACATCGGTTACGGACACCGCCTGCTTCCCCATGAAACGCTGACCGAGAACCTGAGTGAGGCACAGGCAGACTCACTTTTGAGATGCGACCTTGAACGGTGTTTGAAGGTATTCCGAAAATATGGGAAAGACTCGCTCCTTTTAAGTCTGTTAGGCTTTAATGTAGGCTGTTACCGTCTGATCGGCAACGGCAAGATACCTAAAAGCAAACTGATTCAGAAACTGGACAGCGGCAACCGGGATATTTACAGGGAATATGTATCGTTCCGCTGTTATCGGGGGAAAGTCATTCCAAGCATAGAGAGAAGAAGAAAAGAGGAGTTTGAACTGTTCTATATTCCGTAG
- a CDS encoding DUF3872 domain-containing protein, translating to MKRKILDFMLTACCMAFSFLGLVACDNELDIRQEYPFTVESMPVADEITDGETVEIRLEIKPEGNFAGTVYTLRYFQPDGKGSLKMEDGTVLKPNDRYLLNEWKFRLYYTSQSGKESQTIDLYLEDNWGNLQQLTYDFNGKDTDEENNKEAA from the coding sequence ATGAAAAGAAAAATCCTTGATTTTATGCTGACGGCCTGCTGTATGGCATTCTCCTTTCTTGGTCTTGTCGCTTGTGACAATGAGCTGGATATCAGACAGGAATACCCGTTTACGGTAGAGTCCATGCCGGTAGCGGATGAGATTACCGATGGGGAGACTGTGGAAATCCGGCTGGAAATCAAGCCGGAAGGGAACTTTGCCGGAACCGTCTATACGCTAAGGTATTTCCAGCCGGACGGCAAGGGCAGTCTGAAGATGGAGGACGGCACGGTACTGAAGCCCAATGACCGTTATCTGCTGAACGAATGGAAATTCCGTCTTTACTATACTTCGCAAAGCGGCAAGGAATCCCAGACCATAGACCTCTATCTTGAAGATAATTGGGGGAATCTGCAACAATTGACATATGATTTTAATGGAAAGGATACGGATGAAGAAAATAACAAGGAGGCTGCATGA
- a CDS encoding conjugal transfer protein TraO translates to MNAMKRNFLFIILLLALFTGQAEAQRRLPGMKAVRFTTEMVDGFYSRANRHDAGYAFSLAVSTCTGNGNQWMFGGEMLKRNIPYRSTHIPLSQYTGEGGYYHTLFSTPGKSFFLNLGASALLGYETVNEGDRLLDDGAVLQQCESFIYGGAVTLEAEGYLSDRVVLLVRLRERFVWGSASGICHFQYGIGVKYIF, encoded by the coding sequence ATGAACGCCATGAAAAGAAACTTCCTCTTTATTATCCTCCTGCTTGCCCTCTTTACGGGGCAGGCAGAAGCCCAACGCCGCCTGCCGGGAATGAAAGCCGTCCGCTTCACCACTGAAATGGTCGACGGATTTTACAGCCGGGCAAACCGTCACGATGCAGGCTATGCCTTCTCGCTGGCTGTATCCACCTGTACCGGGAACGGAAACCAGTGGATGTTTGGCGGTGAGATGCTGAAACGTAACATCCCTTACCGGAGTACGCATATACCCTTGTCGCAATATACGGGGGAAGGCGGTTATTACCATACGCTCTTTTCCACCCCCGGCAAGTCCTTCTTCCTGAACCTCGGCGCTTCCGCCCTGTTGGGCTATGAGACCGTGAACGAAGGAGACCGGCTGCTGGATGACGGAGCCGTTTTGCAGCAATGCGAGTCTTTCATCTATGGCGGCGCGGTAACGCTGGAAGCGGAAGGATACCTGTCCGACAGGGTTGTCCTGCTGGTGCGTCTGCGTGAGCGTTTCGTGTGGGGCAGTGCCTCGGGGATCTGCCACTTCCAGTATGGAATCGGAGTAAAATACATTTTCTAA
- a CDS encoding N-6 DNA methylase: MVPYNTPQTIRPLEKMVCDFAYSNGYDPISVFNDFLRYVIHGFSPGAPPLMDWKYKRQQNRHFMEMLTGWIRLMQRELQSGGWFDAFGDLFMAISSKSGRQVNGQFFTPPDICDLMVLCTDSGETATGKRICDPTCGSGRLLLAYHVRHLGNYLVAEDVSRTCCLMTVCNMLVHGCIGEVIHHDSLCPENFMDGWMVNHTLTRTGIPSIRRMSEEEYRTSRNMSVDLLRKRKEKLRQMQPGKKQLPYKQQNL, from the coding sequence ATGGTACCATACAACACACCGCAGACGATACGTCCGCTTGAGAAAATGGTCTGTGATTTCGCCTATTCGAACGGCTACGATCCGATATCCGTTTTCAACGATTTCCTGCGTTATGTCATTCACGGGTTCTCTCCCGGCGCACCGCCCCTTATGGACTGGAAATACAAACGGCAGCAGAACAGGCATTTTATGGAAATGCTTACCGGATGGATACGGCTCATGCAGCGGGAATTGCAATCCGGCGGATGGTTTGATGCGTTCGGTGACCTCTTCATGGCAATATCCTCCAAAAGCGGTCGGCAGGTGAACGGACAGTTCTTCACTCCGCCGGATATCTGCGACCTGATGGTCTTATGTACCGATTCGGGGGAGACAGCGACAGGGAAACGTATCTGTGACCCGACATGCGGAAGCGGAAGGCTGCTGCTGGCATATCATGTACGCCACCTGGGTAATTATCTGGTTGCAGAGGATGTCAGCCGTACCTGTTGCCTGATGACCGTTTGCAACATGCTCGTACATGGCTGCATAGGTGAGGTCATCCACCATGACAGCCTCTGCCCCGAAAACTTCATGGACGGCTGGATGGTAAACCATACACTGACCCGGACGGGCATTCCCTCCATTCGCCGGATGAGTGAGGAGGAATATCGGACAAGCAGGAACATGTCCGTTGACCTGCTCAGAAAGCGGAAAGAGAAATTGCGCCAAATGCAGCCTGGCAAGAAACAATTGCCATATAAACAACAGAATTTATAA